A genome region from Methanobacterium subterraneum includes the following:
- a CDS encoding nitroreductase family protein, whose amino-acid sequence MEVFEAISQRRSIRRFKTEDVDESLIEKIIKSGVWAPSAGNLQSWELILVKNAQTREKLSEAAYLREFIAKAPMVMIPCVNLRVSGGVYGKRGAELYSLQDVSCAVENMLLMAHAMGLGACWVGAFNEQQVIELLEIPDHIRPVALIPMGYPDEKPYPPPRRDLEDLLHFERY is encoded by the coding sequence ATGGAAGTTTTTGAGGCCATAAGTCAGAGAAGAAGCATTAGGCGGTTTAAAACAGAAGATGTGGATGAATCCTTAATTGAGAAGATCATCAAATCCGGGGTTTGGGCACCTTCTGCAGGTAACCTGCAGAGCTGGGAGTTGATTCTGGTTAAAAATGCCCAAACCCGGGAAAAACTCTCTGAAGCAGCCTACCTGCGTGAATTCATAGCTAAAGCACCGATGGTCATGATTCCATGTGTTAACTTGCGTGTTTCTGGTGGGGTTTACGGTAAGCGGGGGGCAGAGCTTTACTCCTTACAGGATGTTTCATGTGCAGTAGAGAACATGCTGCTCATGGCCCATGCAATGGGTTTGGGTGCATGTTGGGTTGGGGCTTTTAATGAACAACAAGTCATTGAGTTATTGGAGATACCAGATCATATAAGGCCGGTGGCACTTATTCCCATGGGTTATCCTGACGAAAAACCTTATCCTCCTCCAAGGCGTGATTTGGAGGATTTATTACATTTTGAACGATATTAA
- a CDS encoding class I SAM-dependent methyltransferase yields MKGKVIGDILVLKNHVDRPQELLNIPGVKRAVRLGRINGPKREPEVEIILGEGTETVHRENHCQYKLDVARIMWSKGNTTERKRMGQLVRPGETVVDMFAGIGYFTMPMAVHGNPEKIYAVEINPVAHGYLLENIKLNQVLDVVEPILGNCRDVAPRNMADRVLMGYIGNTDEYLDVAMDIIKDEGIIHYHESVPDKLKYIRPSDRIREAAKDFNVDILNQRVIKKYSPGVYHMVVDAQIFKN; encoded by the coding sequence ATGAAAGGTAAGGTCATTGGTGACATTCTGGTTTTAAAGAATCATGTGGATAGGCCCCAGGAACTCCTGAATATTCCTGGAGTTAAACGGGCAGTGCGTCTGGGCAGAATAAATGGACCTAAGAGAGAACCGGAAGTGGAGATAATTTTAGGTGAGGGTACTGAAACCGTTCACCGGGAAAATCATTGCCAATATAAACTGGATGTGGCCCGGATAATGTGGTCCAAGGGAAACACCACGGAAAGGAAGAGAATGGGGCAACTGGTAAGGCCTGGGGAGACTGTAGTGGATATGTTTGCAGGTATTGGTTATTTCACCATGCCAATGGCTGTGCATGGAAATCCTGAAAAAATATATGCTGTGGAGATAAACCCGGTGGCCCATGGTTACCTTTTGGAAAACATAAAACTCAACCAGGTTTTGGATGTGGTTGAGCCTATTCTGGGCAACTGTCGGGATGTGGCACCACGTAATATGGCTGACCGGGTTTTAATGGGATATATTGGGAATACTGATGAGTACCTTGATGTGGCCATGGATATAATCAAGGATGAAGGGATCATCCATTACCATGAATCTGTTCCGGATAAATTGAAGTATATAAGGCCGTCAGATAGAATTAGGGAAGCAGCCAAGGATTTTAACGTGGATATATTAAACCAGAGGGTTATAAAGAAGTATTCTCCTGGGGTTTACCACATGGTGGTGGATGCCCAGATATTTAAAAATTGA
- the psmB gene encoding archaeal proteasome endopeptidase complex subunit beta, with protein MNDENRLKGTTTVGLTCKDGVVFATETRATMGNLIAHKVADKIFKIDDHIGTTIAGAVSDAQSLMKYIRAEVALFRLRNGKRINVEAAATLTSNILHSSRGYPFYVQTLLGGVDDKGPALYSLDPTGGVIKDLMISTGSGSPVAYGVLEDRYSEDLYVEEGVDVAIRAIKSAMERDAYSGNSILVATITEEEGFKKLSEEEVNRKIKEL; from the coding sequence ATGAATGATGAAAATCGACTTAAAGGCACTACAACTGTTGGTTTAACCTGTAAAGACGGAGTTGTTTTTGCTACCGAAACAAGAGCTACCATGGGCAACCTCATAGCCCACAAAGTAGCCGACAAGATCTTCAAAATAGATGATCACATTGGAACCACCATTGCCGGTGCAGTTTCCGATGCCCAGAGCCTGATGAAATACATCAGAGCAGAAGTGGCACTCTTCAGACTCCGAAATGGTAAAAGAATCAACGTAGAAGCCGCAGCCACCCTCACCTCCAACATCTTACACTCATCAAGGGGTTATCCCTTCTATGTACAGACACTCCTGGGAGGAGTGGATGATAAAGGCCCTGCCCTTTACTCCCTGGATCCCACTGGAGGAGTAATTAAGGATCTTATGATTTCCACTGGCTCTGGTTCACCAGTAGCCTATGGTGTCCTGGAAGATCGTTACAGTGAAGACCTGTACGTGGAAGAAGGTGTAGATGTGGCCATTCGAGCCATTAAATCTGCCATGGAAAGGGATGCTTACTCTGGCAATTCAATCCTGGTAGCCACCATTACTGAGGAAGAAGGATTTAAAAAATTATCCGAGGAAGAGGTAAACCGAAAAATAAAAGAACTTTAA